The proteins below come from a single Argentina anserina chromosome 1, drPotAnse1.1, whole genome shotgun sequence genomic window:
- the LOC126803829 gene encoding uncharacterized protein LOC126803829 produces MDAIQQGNPEYQLGIIDFVKFVIEHGDGSQLHLCPCRFCRNMKAMSIKDMYDHLNQKGIMRSYNIWTKHGEVADHNPSLEEIQAGYFQQVGSSSDYVSPHVEPTMHILHDTFPSFAARHDEDVVYDTTVFQGDDFSNYGDVDYDTYTMLLASVQTPLFEGCDKTVLGTIIEQMHLKVNNRWSNKSFDEMLRSWKKVLPPGNLLPNSYYKCKRILKSLGLGYNKIHACKNNCMLFYKDDIERQSCRICHESRWEECSASMKKPKPVKVLRHFPLIPRLKRLYMSAHTSKEMRWHAEVRKDDDTLRHPADDEAWKFFDRSFPDFAADVRNVRLGLATDGFNPFGNMNLSYSICPVMVVAYNLPPWMCMKKEYNMLTLLIPGPQSPGKCLDVFLQPLIDELLMLWENGARTFDRNSGTSFMMRAALMWTISDFPGYGMLSSQATKGYYACPVCLSEVHSEWYAGKVCYLGHRRWLPADHEWRYDAAAFDGFQEFRMKPQEWSGDEILDKLNSFDFGQLSCDPRVPVPERPNDFLCWSHKSIFFDLPYWAKLILRNALDVMHIEKNVTDNIVGITLSIKGKNKDTPKARENLQELKIRRRLWPKKVGSTIKYPIAPFTIRPNLKKKVLLWFKGVKYPHGYAGNKIVGMKTHDCHVLVQRLLPVVIRPYLPHDVVEPIIALSRFFQKLCAKELKKSDVLMLKEDIVYILCKLERIFPPAFFTIMIHLLIHLPE; encoded by the coding sequence ATGGATGCAATACAGCAGGGGAACCCTGAATATCAACTAGGAATCATTGATTTTGTGAAGTTTGTAATTGAACATGGTGATGGAAGTCAATTACACTTATGTCCATGCAGATTCTGTCGCAATATGAAGGCAATGTCAATCAAAGATATGTATGACCACCTGAATCAGAAAGGTATCATGCGCAGTTACAATATATGGACCAAGCACGGTGAAGTAGCAGATCATAATCCTTCACTTGAAGAAATCCAAGCTGGATACTTTCAGCAAGTCGGGTCATCAAGTGACTATGTAAGTCCTCATGTGGAGCCTACTATGCATATTTTACATGATACTTTTCCTTCGTTTGCTGCACGACATGATGAAGATGTAGTTTATGACACCACTGTTTTTCAAGGTGATGATTTCTCAAACTATGGTGATGTAGATTATGATACTTATACCATGTTGCTTGCTAGTGTTCAAACTCCTTTATTTGAAGGTTGTGATAAGACTGTTTTGGGGACCATCATCGAACAAATGCATCTAAAAGTGAATAACAGATGGTCAAATAAGTCTTTTGACGAGATGTTAAGGAGTTGGAAGAAGGTCCTTCCCCCAGGAAACTTACTTCCTAATAGTTATTACAAGTGCAAAAGGATATTGAAAAGCCTCGGCCTCGGTTATAATAAAATCCATGCTTGTAAGAATAACTGCATGTTGTTTTACAAGGACGACATCGAAAGGCAGAGTTGTCGCATTTGCCACGAGTCGAGGTGGGAGGAATGTTCTGCATCCATGAAGAAACCTAAACCTGTGAAGGTGCTCCGTCATTTCCCCTTGATTCCTAGGTTGAAACGTCTCTACATGTCTGCACACACTTCAAAAGAGATGAGATGGCACGCAGAAGTGAGGAAAGATGATGATACACTCAGACATCCCGCAGATGATGAGGCTTGGAAATTCTTTGATAGATCATTTCCTGATTTTGCAGCAGATGTTCGAAATGTAAGACTCGGACTTGCAACAGACGGGTTCAATCCTTTTGGAAATATGAATCTATCGTATAGTATTTGTCCCGTGATGGTTGTGGCATACAACTTGCCTCCTTGGATGTGTATGAAGAAGGAATATAATATGTTGACTTTGTTAATTCCTGGTCCGCAGTCACCAGGAAAGTGTTTGGATGTATTTCTGCAACCATTGATTGACGAACTGCTGATGTTATGGGAAAATGGAGCTCGTACATTTGATAGGAACAGTGGAACTTCATTCATGATGAGAGCAGCATTGATGTGGACCATCAGCGATTTTCCTGGTTACGGGATGTTGTCATCGCAAGCCACTAAAGGCTATTATGCTTGTCCGGTCTGCTTAAGTGAAGTACATTCTGAATGGTACGCTGGAAAGGTGTGTTATCTAGGTCACCGTAGATGGCTTCCAGCAGACCATGAGTGGCGGTATGATGCAGCTGCATTTGACGGATTTCAAGAGTTCCGTATGAAACCCCAAGAGTGGTCTGGTGATGAAATTTTGGACAAGTTAAACTCCTTTGATTTTGGGCAGCTGAGTTGTGATCCACGAGTACCAGTTCCAGAGCGACCTAATGATTTTTTGTGTTGGTCGCACAAGAGTATATTCTTTGACTTGCCTTATTGGGCAAAATTGATACTCAGGAACGCTTTAGATGTCATGCACATAGAGAAAAATGTCACTGACAACATTGTGGGAATAACTCTGAGCATTAAAGGCAAGAATAAAGACACCCCAAAAGCACGAGAGAATCTTCAAGAGTTGAAAATTCGCAGACGGTTGTGGCCTAAGAAGGTGGGGTCAACTATTAAATATCCTATTGCACCTTTCACAATTAGACcaaatttgaagaaaaaagtaTTGCTTTGGTTTAAAGGAGTAAAGTATCCTCATGGGTATGCGGGAAATAAGATAGTTGGAATGAAGACTCATGACTGTCATGTGTTGGTGCAACGACTTCTTCCTGTGGTTATTCGACCATATTTACCTCATGATGTGGTGGAACCAATAATAGCATTGTCCAGATTTTTTCAAAAGTTGTGTGCTAAAGAGTTGAAGAAGTCAGATGTTCTTATGTTGAAAGAAGACATTGTTTACATCCTTTGCAAATTAGAGCGGATTTTCCCACCAGCTTTCTTTACAATCATGATCCACCTTTTGATCCACCTTCCCGAATAA
- the LOC126803818 gene encoding LOW QUALITY PROTEIN: uncharacterized protein LOC126803818 (The sequence of the model RefSeq protein was modified relative to this genomic sequence to represent the inferred CDS: inserted 1 base in 1 codon) has product MDFMKKNKQVVTEDGQNPKVTYLKNPESAKVPILALSEEDWYNFHIYKGNSKKRDILTNTLMDRDGTDVLRPSSRPYEFRNGIRTGSRFLFFLPTATSSSIPSSFSFHSFPNLSFLLYIDSKLRKKKVEVAKQGSTLLLLDVPQYTLIGIDTQMVSAGPAFNGINMIPPGXYVVYYSSSIRDGRDFSPVTGLFVCSGPSQVIVRKWDEQEERLVKLPEDEICVSLLNLQ; this is encoded by the exons ATGGatttcatgaaaaaaaataagcaAGTTGTTACTGAAGATGGTCAAAATCCAAAGGTGACCTACCTTAAGAATCCTGAAAGTGCCAAGGTTCCTATCTTAGCCCTAAGCGAGGAGGATTGGTATAACTTTCATATTTATAAGGGAAATTCTAAGAAAAGAGACATTCTTACAAATACATTAATG GATCGGGACGGAACAGACGTTCTTAgaccttcgtcccgtccctatgaatttcggaaCGGGATTAGGACGGGATcgagatttctgttttttttgcCCACCGCTACTTCTTCCTCCATTCCCTCATCATTTTCCTTCCATTCGTTCCCAAatctttcatttcttctttatATTGATTCAAAACttcgaaaaaaaaaggtggaGGTAGCCAAGCAGGGCTCGACGCTTTTGCTACTTGACGTTCCTCAATACACCCTCATCGGCATTGACACTCAG ATGGTTTCTGCCGGCCCGGCTTTCAATGGCATCAACATGATTCCTCCCG CCTATGTTGTCTACTATTCCTCATCCATCag AGACGGAAGGGATTTCTCACCGGTTACCGGCCTTTTTGTTTGTTCCGGGCCATCTCAG GTAATTGTCCGCAAGTGGGATGAACAAGAGGAGCGGCTAGTCAAACTACCAGAAGATGAGATTTGTGTTTCATTATTGAATCTCCAATAA